One window from the genome of [Clostridium] celerecrescens 18A encodes:
- a CDS encoding SDR family oxidoreductase, with protein sequence MRILVLGATGMAGHMISLYFKECGHHVVSFSTTPFLHCENIVGNAFDTELIKKVISEGKFDGIINCIGILNKSAEDNKALAVYLNSYLPHQLVDLTKETKTKVLHMSTDCVFSGRTGNYTEESFRDGETFYDRSKALGEISDSKNLTFRNSIVGPDMNEHGIGLFNWFMKQGGTINGYTGAMWTGVTTLTLAKAMEQALQENLSGLYNLVNNTSISKYDLLGLFNKYFRDNELLILPSDKLQVNKQLVRTREDFSFVVPSYEQMISEMYDWVMAHKELYPHYYR encoded by the coding sequence ATGAGAATATTGGTTCTAGGTGCAACTGGTATGGCTGGACATATGATTTCTTTATATTTTAAAGAGTGTGGTCATCATGTTGTTTCATTTTCCACAACACCATTTTTACATTGTGAAAATATTGTTGGTAATGCTTTTGATACAGAATTGATTAAAAAGGTAATTTCTGAAGGGAAATTCGATGGTATTATTAATTGCATAGGCATACTTAACAAAAGTGCAGAGGATAATAAAGCGTTGGCTGTATACTTAAATAGCTATTTACCTCATCAGTTAGTTGACTTAACTAAGGAAACAAAAACTAAGGTGTTACACATGAGTACAGACTGTGTCTTTTCAGGAAGGACAGGCAACTATACAGAAGAAAGCTTTAGAGACGGTGAAACGTTCTATGATCGGTCAAAAGCACTAGGTGAAATTTCGGACAGTAAGAATCTTACTTTTAGAAATTCTATAGTTGGACCAGATATGAATGAACATGGGATTGGTTTATTTAATTGGTTCATGAAACAAGGCGGAACAATTAATGGTTATACTGGTGCTATGTGGACTGGTGTTACAACCCTGACATTAGCGAAAGCTATGGAGCAGGCATTACAGGAGAACTTATCAGGGCTTTATAACTTAGTAAACAATACCTCTATTTCTAAATATGATCTATTGGGATTGTTTAATAAATATTTTAGAGATAATGAACTATTAATTTTACCTAGTGACAAACTTCAGGTAAATAAACAGCTTGTTAGAACAAGGGAAGATTTTTCGTTTGTTGTACCAAGTTACGAGCAGATGATATCGGAAATGTACGACTGGGTAATGGCTCATAAAGAGTTATACCCCCATTATTATAGGTAG
- the wecB gene encoding non-hydrolyzing UDP-N-acetylglucosamine 2-epimerase: MSNVEKLKLMTIVGTRPEIIKMSEIIKASDKYFNHILVHTGQNYDYTLNEVFFNDLGLRAPDYYLGVVGEDLGETMANVISKSYKLMQEIKPDALIVLGDTNSCLSVISAKRLKIPIFHMEAGNRCFDENLPEEINRRIVDVTSDVNLCYTEHARRYISNAGVKKEYTYVVGSPMAEVLTKYTDQIENSNALEQLGLTKGDYVLLSAHREENIDNEANFMQLMSAVNSIAEKYNMPVIYSTHPRSAKFIDKRNFKFHPNVRTLKPFGFFDYNNLQKNAFCVVSDSGTVPEEASFFKFPAISIRTSTERPEALDKGNFVIGSITADQVLQAVELATAMQKNNELGTDVPDYIDQNVSTKVVKIIQSYTGIINRMIWRKE, from the coding sequence ATGAGTAATGTAGAAAAGCTAAAATTGATGACTATTGTCGGGACACGTCCCGAAATCATCAAAATGTCAGAAATTATTAAAGCGAGTGACAAATATTTTAATCATATATTAGTACATACTGGTCAGAACTATGATTATACGCTAAATGAAGTATTTTTTAATGATTTGGGGCTACGCGCTCCTGACTACTATTTGGGAGTTGTAGGCGAGGATCTGGGAGAAACCATGGCGAATGTAATTTCCAAATCGTATAAATTGATGCAGGAAATAAAACCAGACGCACTCATCGTCTTGGGAGATACCAACTCTTGTTTATCTGTAATTTCTGCAAAAAGACTTAAAATTCCGATTTTTCATATGGAAGCAGGCAACAGATGTTTTGATGAGAACCTTCCGGAGGAAATAAATAGAAGAATTGTTGATGTAACAAGTGACGTTAATCTTTGTTATACCGAGCATGCACGTAGATATATATCAAATGCTGGTGTTAAAAAAGAGTATACATATGTTGTTGGTTCTCCAATGGCAGAGGTCTTAACGAAATATACTGATCAAATTGAGAATAGTAATGCATTAGAACAATTGGGATTAACAAAAGGAGACTATGTTTTACTATCTGCACACCGAGAGGAAAACATTGATAACGAAGCTAATTTTATGCAGCTAATGAGTGCAGTTAATTCTATAGCGGAGAAGTATAATATGCCAGTGATATATAGTACTCATCCACGTAGTGCAAAATTTATTGACAAAAGAAATTTTAAGTTCCATCCTAATGTGAGAACTTTAAAACCATTTGGATTCTTTGATTACAATAATTTGCAAAAAAATGCTTTTTGTGTAGTTTCCGATAGTGGTACTGTACCAGAGGAGGCGTCATTCTTTAAATTTCCTGCAATTTCGATTAGAACCAGCACTGAGAGACCTGAGGCTTTGGACAAAGGAAATTTTGTAATTGGAAGTATTACTGCAGATCAGGTACTACAAGCGGTAGAACTAGCCACTGCAATGCAGAAAAATAATGAGTTAGGGACTGATGTGCCGGATTATATAGATCAGAACGTTTCGACTAAAGTTGTAAAGATCATTCAAAGCTATACTGGTATCATAAATAGAATGATTTGGCGGAAAGAGTAA
- a CDS encoding polysaccharide biosynthesis protein gives MMTKEPDDIFKGKTLFISGGTGSFGNAVLERFLSTDIGEIRIFSRDEKKQDDMRKLYKNDKIKFHIGDVRDISSVKNAMYGVDYIFHAAALKQVPSCEFFPLEAVKTNVLGTDNVLTSAIDLGVKRIICLSTDKAAYPINAMGISKAMMEKVITAKARTVPSDKTTIACTRYGNVMCSRGSVIPLFIDQIKAGKPLTITDPNMTRFLMSLEEAVELVVYAFQNANPGDLFIQKAPACTIADLAEAVTELFNPSAEVRNIGTRHGEKLYETLMTAEEKIKSVNEGGYFRVPVDKRDLNYEKYFEVGNTEIESIEPYTSHNTTRLNVKQVKEKLLTLSYVRDELEAWKNR, from the coding sequence ATGATGACCAAAGAACCAGATGACATTTTCAAAGGAAAAACGCTATTTATATCAGGCGGAACCGGTAGTTTTGGTAATGCTGTTTTGGAAAGATTTTTATCAACAGATATCGGTGAAATTAGGATTTTTTCTCGTGACGAGAAAAAACAGGATGATATGAGAAAATTGTATAAAAACGACAAGATTAAATTCCATATTGGTGATGTCAGAGATATTTCTAGCGTTAAAAATGCAATGTATGGCGTTGATTATATTTTTCATGCTGCAGCACTAAAGCAGGTTCCTTCTTGTGAGTTCTTTCCGCTGGAGGCTGTGAAGACCAACGTGCTGGGAACTGACAATGTACTAACTTCGGCAATTGATTTGGGAGTTAAGCGTATAATTTGCCTTTCTACTGATAAGGCTGCTTACCCTATTAATGCAATGGGGATTTCCAAAGCGATGATGGAAAAGGTTATTACCGCGAAAGCAAGAACTGTACCTTCTGATAAAACTACAATAGCCTGTACTCGTTACGGCAATGTAATGTGCTCTAGAGGTAGTGTTATTCCGCTGTTTATTGATCAGATAAAGGCTGGAAAACCACTAACAATTACCGATCCAAATATGACACGTTTTCTGATGAGTCTGGAAGAAGCAGTGGAATTAGTGGTTTATGCTTTTCAAAATGCTAACCCTGGTGATTTGTTTATTCAGAAGGCACCGGCCTGTACGATCGCCGATTTGGCTGAAGCAGTGACTGAATTATTTAATCCAAGTGCAGAGGTTAGAAATATTGGAACCAGACATGGTGAGAAGCTTTATGAAACACTTATGACAGCAGAGGAAAAAATAAAGAGTGTCAATGAAGGAGGATATTTCCGTGTGCCGGTTGATAAGAGAGATCTTAATTATGAAAAGTACTTTGAAGTAGGTAATACCGAGATTGAATCAATTGAGCCATATACCTCTCACAACACAACAAGATTGAATGTTAAACAAGTTAAAGAAAAATTGTTAACTCTAAGTTATGTAAGGGATGAATTGGAGGCATGGAAAAATAGATGA
- a CDS encoding IS256 family transposase, whose protein sequence is MSDNIIQLNQELIHNELKDLVRNSVEETLNALLDHEAEELVNAEKYERSGERKGYRSGHYSRNFQTTAGEVKLKMPKLKGVPFETDIIERYRRRECSVEEALIEMYLAGVSVRRVEDITEALWGTKVSPGTISNLNKKAYEHIETWRSRKLSGSYPYVYVDGVYLKRSWGGEVQNVSILVAIGVNEEGCREIIGAAEGMKEDRESWRTFFVWLKERGLAGVRLIIGDKCLGMLESIPEVFPDAKYQRCTVHFYRNIFSATPRNKMKEVSMLLKAIHAQECKASAKEKAKQVSDKLREMKLASAAKKVEDGIEETLTYMDFPSQHWTRIRTNNTIERLNRKIKRRTRAIGAFQDGQSALMLVCARLRHVAGTQWGTKRYMNMEHLKEMDLQNESDIIAG, encoded by the coding sequence ATGTCTGATAACATTATACAATTAAATCAGGAACTTATCCATAATGAATTGAAAGATTTAGTACGCAACAGCGTTGAGGAAACCCTCAATGCCTTGCTAGATCATGAAGCAGAAGAACTTGTTAATGCTGAAAAATACGAACGTTCCGGTGAACGCAAGGGATATCGTTCCGGCCATTACAGCAGGAACTTTCAAACCACAGCTGGCGAGGTCAAATTAAAGATGCCAAAGCTAAAGGGTGTTCCGTTCGAAACTGATATTATTGAACGCTATCGCCGCAGAGAATGCTCCGTAGAAGAGGCTCTCATTGAAATGTATCTCGCGGGTGTTTCTGTTCGCCGTGTTGAAGATATCACCGAGGCATTATGGGGAACTAAAGTTTCACCTGGAACAATAAGTAATCTTAATAAAAAAGCTTATGAACACATAGAAACGTGGAGAAGCCGCAAACTTAGCGGTTCTTATCCATATGTTTATGTTGACGGTGTTTACTTAAAGCGCAGCTGGGGTGGTGAAGTTCAAAATGTCTCTATCCTTGTTGCTATTGGTGTCAATGAAGAAGGATGCCGTGAAATCATTGGTGCAGCAGAAGGTATGAAAGAAGATCGTGAAAGCTGGAGGACATTCTTTGTATGGTTAAAAGAACGCGGCCTGGCTGGAGTGCGCCTAATTATTGGTGATAAATGCCTTGGGATGCTCGAATCCATTCCAGAAGTATTTCCGGATGCAAAGTATCAAAGATGTACGGTTCACTTCTATCGGAATATATTTTCGGCCACTCCTCGTAATAAGATGAAAGAAGTCTCTATGCTTCTAAAGGCTATTCATGCTCAAGAGTGCAAGGCATCTGCAAAGGAAAAGGCAAAACAAGTATCTGATAAACTTCGCGAGATGAAATTAGCTTCAGCAGCTAAAAAGGTCGAAGACGGAATCGAGGAAACCCTTACATACATGGATTTTCCTAGCCAGCACTGGACTAGAATCCGCACCAACAATACCATCGAAAGACTTAATCGGAAAATCAAACGTAGAACCCGGGCAATTGGTGCTTTTCAAGATGGGCAAAGTGCTTTAATGCTTGTATGTGCCAGACTACGACACGTAGCAGGGACTCAATGGGGTACAAAGCGCTACATGAATATGGAGCATCTAAAAGAAATGGATCTCCAAAACGAGTCTGATATCATAGCCGGCTAA
- a CDS encoding MarR family winged helix-turn-helix transcriptional regulator yields the protein MAKTELKILIGLHRAVNYIDRQSTKIFSEYNLTMGQFAVLEALYHKGDMTIGQVQEKILSSSGTIPLIINNLEKRGYLIRKADRKDKRRCILHITAQGQELIGQVYPRNEARIIELMAHWTDEEKEQLAMLLKKYGDEINGEKD from the coding sequence ATGGCAAAGACAGAGTTAAAAATCCTAATAGGCCTCCATCGGGCCGTAAACTACATTGACCGCCAATCAACCAAGATTTTTTCTGAGTACAACCTAACCATGGGCCAATTTGCCGTATTAGAGGCACTATACCACAAAGGCGACATGACCATAGGCCAAGTACAGGAAAAGATCCTAAGTTCCAGCGGAACCATTCCTCTTATTATAAATAACCTTGAGAAAAGAGGGTATCTTATAAGGAAAGCCGACAGAAAGGATAAGAGGCGATGCATTCTCCATATCACAGCTCAGGGACAGGAGTTGATTGGCCAGGTTTACCCAAGAAATGAAGCCAGGATTATTGAGTTAATGGCTCATTGGACTGATGAAGAAAAAGAACAATTGGCAATGTTATTAAAAAAGTATGGAGATGAGATTAATGGAGAGAAAGATTAA
- a CDS encoding transposase, which produces MKEDRESWKNLLIELKSRGLKGVRLIVGDKYLGMLELFPHVFPYTKYQRCTVHFYRNIFSVTSRSRIKYIAKCKSNPFPGK; this is translated from the coding sequence ATGAAAGAGGACCGGGAAAGTTGGAAAAACCTCCTAATTGAACTAAAAAGCAGAGGTCTTAAAGGTGTCCGCTTAATTGTTGGGGACAAATACCTTGGAATGCTGGAATTATTTCCACATGTGTTTCCATATACTAAATATCAGCGATGCACCGTACATTTCTATCGAAATATTTTTTCCGTTACCTCACGAAGCCGAATAAAATATATAGCTAAATGTAAAAGCAATCCATTCCCAGGAAAGTAA
- a CDS encoding glycosyltransferase family 4 protein, whose protein sequence is MKKALLVTTVSGFVPQFEMNNVRLLQQMGYEIHYASNYHTPSYGKDNSRLDGTGIVRHQIDFVRSPYSLKNWKAYKQLKILMEKEHFQLVHCHTPMGGVMARLAAHATGTVPLFYTAHGFHFYKGAPLVNWLFYYPVEKWLSRYTDQLMCINKEDYKRASKFHARYVDYIPGVGIDLKKIRYVSETDIDKKKAELGIPTDKKIVLSAGELIKRKNHESVIRAIARIQDESLLYVICGQGELAKHLADVVKKMMLEDRVLFTGYRSDIFEIYQIADLYIFPSFQEGLPMALLEAMANRLPVICSDIRGSRDLMDEDTPDDVKARWRICDGGIMVDKADDIEAYAEAIEYFLKDTEELKVCGKRNALKAEKFSRECVESRMKDIYKRSNTD, encoded by the coding sequence ATGAAAAAAGCGTTATTAGTTACTACTGTAAGCGGATTTGTGCCGCAGTTTGAGATGAATAATGTCAGACTGCTACAACAGATGGGATATGAGATACATTATGCTTCAAATTATCATACACCGTCTTATGGAAAGGATAATAGTCGCCTGGATGGTACTGGGATTGTAAGACATCAGATAGATTTTGTGCGGAGTCCTTATAGTTTGAAAAATTGGAAGGCATATAAGCAACTAAAAATTCTAATGGAAAAAGAGCACTTCCAATTAGTGCACTGCCACACCCCTATGGGAGGGGTGATGGCAAGGCTGGCCGCTCATGCTACAGGGACTGTACCACTTTTTTATACGGCTCATGGATTTCATTTTTATAAAGGTGCACCATTAGTTAATTGGCTATTTTATTATCCGGTAGAAAAGTGGTTGTCACGCTATACAGATCAGCTAATGTGTATAAATAAAGAGGACTATAAACGGGCCAGTAAATTTCATGCCCGTTATGTGGATTATATTCCTGGAGTGGGAATTGATCTGAAAAAAATTAGATACGTATCTGAGACGGATATTGACAAGAAAAAGGCGGAGTTGGGAATTCCTACGGATAAAAAGATTGTTTTGTCAGCGGGTGAATTAATTAAGCGGAAAAATCATGAAAGCGTGATACGAGCAATCGCACGAATTCAAGATGAATCTCTGTTGTATGTAATCTGTGGACAGGGGGAACTGGCTAAGCACCTTGCAGATGTGGTTAAAAAAATGATGCTGGAAGATCGTGTGCTTTTTACAGGGTACCGCTCAGATATTTTTGAAATTTATCAGATCGCTGATTTGTATATATTCCCTTCTTTTCAGGAGGGTTTGCCTATGGCGCTACTTGAAGCTATGGCTAATAGACTGCCCGTTATATGTTCTGATATACGCGGAAGCAGGGACTTGATGGATGAGGACACTCCGGATGATGTGAAAGCTAGATGGAGGATTTGTGATGGCGGCATAATGGTAGATAAGGCAGATGATATTGAGGCGTATGCAGAAGCAATTGAATATTTTTTAAAAGATACAGAAGAATTGAAAGTTTGTGGAAAACGGAATGCATTGAAGGCAGAAAAATTTTCAAGAGAATGCGTTGAAAGTCGTATGAAGGATATCTATAAGAGATCCAATACTGATTGA
- a CDS encoding glycosyltransferase, whose product MLLDILRDLKDSTCKVEILLLNREGEMLDQLPEWVTVKKVAGIKDLEGLRKNISNLLNRLGLKHLFHILKGIYHRHGHLLVSKRYTFVNDSYDVVVAFQDGMATWYAARNIAGTCKLAVIHTDFEKAQYDASIEMKIYGGFDGIYCTSQSARESFLRCLPEFAEHTQVLLPHIDRADICRKAAIFNGVELSTTGVNIVTVARLSHEKGIDKALSVLGKLLVAGYDVHWYFIGDGVDRDRLEALAIKLGCKDNAVFTGKLDNPYRTMAVADIYVQPSKYESYCIALAEARALGCAIVTTDFPSAHEQLDHGGGIISGTTEQSLFDSIKILIDDPEERKKIALQNRELFCEDIYINNRLVQDIKDLFKGEKL is encoded by the coding sequence ATGTTACTTGATATTTTACGTGATTTAAAAGACTCTACTTGTAAAGTGGAAATTCTTTTATTAAATAGGGAAGGCGAAATGCTTGACCAGTTACCTGAATGGGTAACTGTTAAGAAGGTAGCCGGAATTAAAGATTTGGAAGGTCTTCGTAAAAATATTTCAAACTTGTTAAATAGACTAGGCTTAAAACATCTTTTCCATATATTAAAGGGAATTTATCATAGGCATGGGCATTTGTTGGTAAGTAAAAGATACACCTTTGTAAATGATAGCTATGATGTAGTTGTTGCCTTTCAAGATGGAATGGCAACGTGGTATGCTGCTAGAAACATTGCAGGAACATGTAAACTTGCGGTAATACATACTGATTTTGAAAAGGCCCAGTATGATGCTTCCATTGAAATGAAAATCTATGGTGGTTTTGATGGTATTTATTGCACTTCTCAGTCTGCTAGAGAAAGTTTCTTGAGGTGTTTGCCAGAGTTTGCTGAACATACGCAGGTATTATTGCCTCATATAGACCGTGCAGATATATGCCGAAAGGCAGCTATATTCAATGGTGTTGAACTTTCCACAACTGGTGTTAACATTGTTACTGTTGCCAGACTCAGTCATGAAAAGGGTATTGATAAAGCATTAAGTGTATTGGGGAAGTTGCTGGTAGCGGGATATGACGTGCACTGGTATTTTATTGGTGACGGTGTGGATCGTGATAGGCTAGAGGCACTGGCTATTAAATTAGGCTGCAAAGATAATGCCGTATTTACTGGTAAATTAGATAATCCTTACAGAACTATGGCGGTCGCGGATATTTATGTACAGCCATCAAAATATGAAAGCTATTGCATTGCACTGGCAGAAGCCAGAGCTTTGGGTTGTGCAATAGTAACTACGGACTTCCCAAGCGCACATGAGCAATTGGACCATGGAGGGGGAATAATATCAGGAACGACTGAGCAAAGCTTATTTGATAGTATAAAAATATTGATAGATGACCCTGAAGAGAGAAAAAAGATCGCTTTGCAGAATAGAGAGTTATTTTGTGAGGATATATATATAAACAATCGCTTGGTACAGGATATTAAAGACTTATTTAAAGGAGAAAAATTATGA
- a CDS encoding pirin family protein, with the protein MERKIKRQVRGFRTQDGAGVNLVRVLGHETMEEYDPILMLDSFDSTNPDEYTAGFPMHPHRGIETISYVYRGQMVHRDSLGNEDSISDGEVQWMTAGSGILHEEKLPASERMLGVQLWLNLPSKDKMTAPSYHSIKNDEIEEINLENGKLRLLAGQYKSSNGYMGRYLPLDYYDIHLDPNASISIDTDPNRSVMIFTLSGEVSVGGELVSEKTAAKLTSGDKVELKSTEKNAQVLFISSEPLGEPIAWGGPIVMNTKEELQKAFTELDQGTFLQQKMSYDN; encoded by the coding sequence ATGGAGAGAAAGATTAAAAGACAGGTTAGAGGCTTTAGAACCCAAGACGGTGCCGGTGTAAACCTGGTCAGGGTATTAGGACATGAAACAATGGAAGAATACGATCCCATTTTGATGCTGGATTCCTTTGACAGCACAAATCCCGATGAATACACAGCTGGATTCCCCATGCACCCGCATAGGGGCATTGAAACAATCAGTTATGTATACCGCGGGCAGATGGTTCATAGGGACAGTTTAGGAAATGAAGATTCTATTTCCGACGGAGAAGTCCAGTGGATGACAGCAGGTTCCGGAATCCTGCATGAAGAGAAACTACCTGCATCAGAACGAATGCTTGGAGTACAGCTGTGGCTGAATTTACCATCTAAGGATAAGATGACCGCTCCTTCCTACCACAGCATAAAAAATGACGAGATTGAAGAGATTAATCTTGAAAATGGAAAGCTGAGACTACTTGCCGGGCAATACAAGTCCAGTAACGGATACATGGGCAGATATCTTCCTCTGGATTACTACGATATCCATCTTGATCCAAACGCTTCCATTTCCATAGATACGGATCCAAACCGCTCGGTTATGATCTTTACCCTGTCCGGAGAGGTTTCTGTCGGAGGTGAACTGGTGAGTGAGAAGACAGCAGCAAAGCTTACCTCTGGAGACAAGGTCGAGTTAAAAAGTACTGAAAAGAATGCCCAGGTGTTATTTATTAGCTCAGAGCCTTTAGGAGAGCCTATCGCCTGGGGAGGACCCATTGTAATGAATACGAAAGAGGAATTGCAAAAAGCTTTTACAGAACTGGATCAGGGAACGTTCTTACAACAGAAAATGTCATATGATAACTAA
- a CDS encoding LTA synthase family protein yields the protein MLIIIVTLFMSYLIYGYVKPNITCSNRIMKIYFVISIIMALGLLEIFIKILNFSDVTSFLWCIYIPVSLSLFYIILNTICIRGKRTLNIILWLKYLFCLLFLILCLNAYYYGYICVLNQDTASGDFTSLIIGNHNILTVLYGFMIGGFFWLFGEKIFCHIKTFSFYLYITILILTPFLMFFILEISCNPQIGNMNLFRVLLNIFIMMFFEIIILNFFNNRAYGLYVLYSCVLIIGVANHFVVLFRNNPIMPVDILSIKTALSVSNHYQYYLTNGITLSVVIFLLLIGLISSFNRLDITNKITSKKEVISRKFLSVMVLIFGIFWIHNSNFENAYSININFWWPAATYESDGFAASFITFLQKLKVQKPDEYSSELAENILINTSEDRKPAVSSTNQDPTIIVVMNESFSDLSALGPLECADRYLKNFNSLRHDTNTIEHGLNYVSTRGGGTSTTEFEFLTGNSMSNLPGSNPYAQFNFTHIPNIIKVAKAKGYKTIAMHPEDPNNWRRSNIYADMGFDEFLSLKDFEGYETTVWNRISDLGDYKKLIDVYESQEQPALIFNVTMQNHGGYDIDAIKEDNRVYIDDNYSQYLDVQAYESLIYESDNALGYLMNYFNKVDKPVIICFFGDHQPVLDNEFESELVSNKKEYNNSDLSVEERYYAVPYFIWSNYKIDNTIARNNTDGKNITSTNYLGYQVQYYAGFELSNYGNFLLSLKEQIPVINFIGYLGTDNQWYSLTDDSGFLTQLNNYQIIQYYAMFDKRKNIKCFEEKEP from the coding sequence TTGTTAATAATAATAGTTACTTTATTTATGAGTTATTTAATATATGGATATGTTAAACCTAATATAACTTGTTCTAACCGGATTATGAAAATATATTTTGTTATCTCTATAATAATGGCACTGGGTCTACTAGAGATATTTATTAAAATTTTAAACTTTTCGGATGTAACTAGTTTTTTATGGTGTATATATATACCAGTTTCATTAAGTTTATTTTATATAATATTAAATACCATCTGTATACGAGGAAAAAGAACCTTAAATATAATACTTTGGTTAAAATATCTATTTTGTTTATTATTTTTGATATTATGTCTTAATGCATACTATTATGGTTATATTTGTGTATTAAATCAAGATACAGCTTCTGGAGATTTTACATCGTTAATAATTGGAAACCATAATATTTTAACTGTTTTATATGGTTTTATGATAGGTGGCTTTTTTTGGTTATTTGGTGAAAAAATTTTCTGCCATATAAAAACATTTTCTTTTTATTTATATATTACAATATTAATCCTTACACCATTTTTAATGTTTTTTATTTTAGAAATTTCTTGCAATCCCCAAATAGGAAATATGAACCTCTTTAGAGTTTTACTAAACATTTTTATTATGATGTTCTTTGAAATAATAATTTTAAACTTCTTTAATAATAGAGCTTATGGATTATATGTTTTATATTCATGTGTATTAATAATTGGAGTAGCGAACCACTTTGTAGTATTGTTTCGTAATAATCCTATAATGCCTGTTGATATTTTATCAATTAAAACAGCACTATCTGTATCCAATCATTATCAATATTATCTAACAAATGGAATTACTTTATCGGTTGTTATTTTTTTACTATTAATAGGTTTAATATCATCGTTTAACAGATTAGATATTACAAATAAAATAACTAGTAAAAAAGAAGTTATTTCTCGTAAGTTTCTTTCAGTGATGGTGTTGATTTTCGGCATATTCTGGATTCATAATTCAAACTTTGAAAATGCTTATTCTATCAATATAAATTTTTGGTGGCCTGCAGCAACTTACGAAAGTGATGGCTTTGCTGCTTCGTTTATCACATTTTTACAAAAGTTGAAAGTACAGAAGCCTGATGAATATTCAAGTGAATTAGCAGAAAATATTTTAATAAATACTTCGGAAGACAGGAAACCAGCAGTTTCGTCTACTAATCAAGATCCAACAATTATTGTTGTTATGAATGAATCTTTTAGCGACTTAAGTGCACTAGGGCCTTTGGAGTGTGCTGATAGATATTTGAAAAATTTTAATTCACTTAGACATGATACGAATACTATTGAGCATGGATTAAATTATGTGTCCACCAGGGGTGGTGGAACATCTACTACGGAATTTGAGTTTCTTACTGGTAATTCAATGTCAAATTTGCCTGGAAGTAACCCATATGCTCAATTTAACTTCACTCATATTCCCAATATTATAAAAGTTGCTAAAGCAAAGGGATATAAGACAATTGCGATGCATCCTGAAGATCCTAACAATTGGCGTAGAAGCAACATATATGCTGATATGGGGTTCGATGAATTTTTGTCACTTAAGGATTTCGAAGGATATGAAACTACAGTTTGGAATAGAATAAGTGATTTAGGTGACTATAAAAAGTTAATTGATGTTTATGAAAGCCAAGAGCAGCCGGCTTTGATTTTTAATGTTACAATGCAAAATCATGGAGGTTATGATATTGATGCAATAAAAGAAGATAATAGAGTTTATATTGATGATAATTATAGTCAATACCTAGATGTGCAAGCATATGAATCATTAATTTATGAGTCAGATAATGCTTTAGGTTATTTAATGAATTATTTTAACAAAGTAGATAAACCTGTTATTATTTGCTTTTTTGGAGATCATCAGCCAGTGCTTGACAATGAGTTTGAAAGTGAACTCGTTTCAAATAAAAAAGAATATAATAATTCGGATTTATCTGTAGAAGAAAGATATTATGCTGTTCCATATTTTATTTGGAGCAATTATAAAATTGATAATACGATAGCTAGGAATAACACTGATGGGAAAAATATTACAAGTACAAATTATTTGGGCTATCAGGTACAATATTATGCAGGATTTGAATTGTCTAATTATGGAAACTTTTTGTTGTCTCTAAAAGAGCAGATTCCTGTAATTAACTTTATAGGATATTTGGGAACCGATAATCAGTGGTACTCTTTGACTGATGATTCAGGGTTTCTAACTCAACTAAATAACTATCAAATAATCCAGTATTATGCAATGTTTGATAAAAGGAAAAATATAAAATGCTTTGAGGAAAAGGAACCATAA